Within Desulfobacter sp., the genomic segment CCCGGCCTGGAACTGGTATGTCCTTGCCGTGGACCCCATGGATGAGGTCTACGGGGTCTCCAACCGGATGAGGCCCTACCTTTGTGCCCTGATCATCTGTGCCGCCCTCATCACATCCCTGGCACTGATGCTGCTGACCCGGCAGTTGACCCGGCCGTTGAAAAATCTGGTACGGGGGGCCGAAGACATTGGAAAGGGAAATCTGGAGACCCGGATTGAAATCACCTCGGATGATGAATTCGGCCACCTGGCAAAAGAATTCAACCAAATGGCTTTCAGGCTCCAGGATACCCTGACCGCCCTGCGGTACAGCGAAGAGCATTTCAGGGCCCTCATTGAAAATGCCAGCGACCTGATATGGATATTTGATAAAGAGGGGAACTTTTTATACGTCAGCCCCTCCACCGAAAGGATTCTGGGATATCCCCCCCAAACCCTTCTGGGAAAAAACGGAGCCGGCTACGTTCACCCCCATGACCTGGAAGAGATCATTCCAAGATTTAAACTCAGGACCCAGGCCCTGATTCAGAGTCAGCCCATGGTCCACCGATTCAGGCACAAAGAGGGCTATTGGTGCACCCTGGAATCCATCTCCAAAAACCTGCTGGACCACCCGGCCATATCCGGCATGGTCATTAACTCCAGAAACATCACCAAGCGGCGGCAGGCCGAAGAAGCCCTGAAGAACTCCCACCAGGAACTTGAAATCCGGGTTGAGGAGCGGACCCGGGAACTTCGGGCACTGAACAAGGCCTTGAACAATGAAATCCTCATCCGAAGGGAAAAGGAAAAAGAACTGGAGAGGGCCAACCAGACCAAGAGCAACTTCCTGGCCAATGTCAGTCATGAAATCCGGACCCCCCTGAATTCTGTCATCGGATTCAGCGAGCTTTTATCCACTATGATCACGGAAAAACAGCAGGCCGGCTATCTTGCCGCCGTCACCACCGCCGGCAAAAACCTGCTGGCATTGATCAACGATATCCTGGATCTGTCCAGAATGGAGGCGGGGAAACTGCAGATTAACCGGGTGCCGGTCTCTCTGGAGCGGCTATTCAACGAAATATTCCACCTGTTCAAGGTAAAAGTCGAAAAAAAGAATCTGGCATTTCCCGCTCACCTGGCCCCGGATATCCCTGACGCCCTATTCCTGGACGAAATAAGACTGCGCCAGGTCATCACCAACCTGATTGACAATGCCGTAAAATTCACCGAAGCGGGCAGCATCACACTGAAAGCAGAAGCCAACCCGGTATCCGATGGCACCCAAAAACGGATCGATCTCCATATCACGGTGGAGGACACCGGCATTGGCATACCGGAAAACAAACGGGAAATCATCTTTGAATCCTTTCGGCAGGAATCCGCCGGCACCAGCCGTAAATTCGGGGGAACAGGACTGGGACTCGCCATCTGCAGACAGCTGACGGAACTCATGGGCGGCGGCATTTCAGTGGACGGGGCCAAAGGCGGCGGCAGTATCTTTACCATCCGCCTGCCCGGGGTGGAAATCAGCCGGGGAAAGATGCCGGAACCGGCCAAACCCAGGGTGAATTTGAACAAAATCCAATTCTCCGGGGAAACGGTATTGGTGGTGGACGACCAGCATGATATCCGTTTTCTGCTCCGGGAACTGCTCGGCAAACTGAATCTCGGGGTCATCGAAGCGGAGAACGGGCAGCAGGCAGTGGAAAAAGCACGGGCCCACATGCCTGCAATAATTTTCATGGACGCAAAAATGCCGGTACTCAACGGCATTGATGCTGCCGCCAGGCTCAAGGCCGACCCGGCCACCGGCGAGATTCCTGTCTGCTGCATGACGGCCTCCATGCACGCCTCCTTCAATGAGGACTTCAGCCGGAGCGATTTTTCTTCCTGCCTGACCAAACCCATTGTCATTGAGGAACTCATGCAGGTGCTGACCCGTCACCTCTCCCCATGCCCCGTTGAAAAAACAGAGATCACCCCCGGCCCGGAACCCGCCCACGGCCTGGTCAATGAACGGCTGTCCCCGGAATTAACCCAACGGCTTAAAACAGAGATTCTTCCCCACCTGCCGGCCCTGCAGGATGCCATGAAAATATCCGATATCAGGAATTTCGCCAGGGAGATCAACAAACTGGCCGCCCACACCGCCCACCGGGAACTTGCCGCATTCGGTGAAGACCTCTTCCACCAGGCAGAGACCTTTGATATTGAAAATATCCGGCTCAGCCTGAAACAATTTTCAGATATGCTGGCGGATTGATCCCCGGGATTTTTATAACCCGTTTTAGGGCATTTCCTTTTTCGGAGCGATAAAGCTGCGGACCCATCCCCAAAATGTATTGCCGTCCAGAAAGGCTTTTTCCGAGGCTTCCAGCACCCGGGTCATTTTCTCCGTATCCGAATACCGGTCCTTTCGGGTGATCATTTCCCTGTCGGCATCCAGTTCCCTGACCACCCGGGCCGGATTTCCCGCGGCAATCACATTGGCC encodes:
- a CDS encoding PAS domain S-box protein — translated: MNTYTKILFTTLPLVFFFLIATAGTTYYFSRSALLDLGETWLDTRLAMALDMVETQETILHEYGLETITASIAKAKLDAISQIRDIRVGRQGYIFAVNHSGTIVFHPNKYLTDTDMSQEPWFAKMTSEGGRLFITLEGRHSLARFEFFPAWNWYVLAVDPMDEVYGVSNRMRPYLCALIICAALITSLALMLLTRQLTRPLKNLVRGAEDIGKGNLETRIEITSDDEFGHLAKEFNQMAFRLQDTLTALRYSEEHFRALIENASDLIWIFDKEGNFLYVSPSTERILGYPPQTLLGKNGAGYVHPHDLEEIIPRFKLRTQALIQSQPMVHRFRHKEGYWCTLESISKNLLDHPAISGMVINSRNITKRRQAEEALKNSHQELEIRVEERTRELRALNKALNNEILIRREKEKELERANQTKSNFLANVSHEIRTPLNSVIGFSELLSTMITEKQQAGYLAAVTTAGKNLLALINDILDLSRMEAGKLQINRVPVSLERLFNEIFHLFKVKVEKKNLAFPAHLAPDIPDALFLDEIRLRQVITNLIDNAVKFTEAGSITLKAEANPVSDGTQKRIDLHITVEDTGIGIPENKREIIFESFRQESAGTSRKFGGTGLGLAICRQLTELMGGGISVDGAKGGGSIFTIRLPGVEISRGKMPEPAKPRVNLNKIQFSGETVLVVDDQHDIRFLLRELLGKLNLGVIEAENGQQAVEKARAHMPAIIFMDAKMPVLNGIDAAARLKADPATGEIPVCCMTASMHASFNEDFSRSDFSSCLTKPIVIEELMQVLTRHLSPCPVEKTEITPGPEPAHGLVNERLSPELTQRLKTEILPHLPALQDAMKISDIRNFAREINKLAAHTAHRELAAFGEDLFHQAETFDIENIRLSLKQFSDMLAD